The following are from one region of the Prevotella communis genome:
- a CDS encoding glycoside hydrolase family 43 protein, translating to MRRTLFISLFATICLLAVSAQRNIRIRKNIPLDSIRLSDPAILADQKTKMYYMTGTGGMMWRSSDLKLWEGPFRVTEFEANSWMGPRPMIWAAELHQTGDGWYYYFATFTNQEVKIDTVRGNVIERRASQVLRADNPMGPYRTFGDATYLPANRPTLDGTYWKDSDGKPYMIFCGEWLQNWNGTMEKIELKSDLSGTIGEPKVLFRASDSPWSREKNDKGEITWNKVTDGPYLFRTATGRLGMVWTSWVYDVYTQGVAYSESGTLDGPWIQEPNPITPPGFGHSMLFQRFDGQWMMSVHHHSKDDRGRTVRIPHLFNVDLSGDKLIIKP from the coding sequence ATGAGAAGAACTCTCTTTATCAGCCTGTTTGCAACCATTTGTCTTCTGGCGGTATCTGCACAGCGCAACATTCGCATTCGAAAAAATATCCCACTGGATTCGATACGTCTGAGCGACCCGGCTATCTTGGCCGACCAGAAAACAAAGATGTACTATATGACGGGTACGGGTGGCATGATGTGGCGCTCCAGCGATCTGAAGCTATGGGAAGGACCATTCCGTGTGACGGAATTTGAGGCCAACTCATGGATGGGACCGCGCCCAATGATATGGGCAGCCGAGTTGCATCAGACGGGCGATGGCTGGTATTACTATTTTGCTACATTTACAAACCAAGAAGTAAAAATTGATACGGTGCGCGGTAATGTCATTGAACGACGTGCCTCGCAGGTACTCCGTGCAGATAATCCCATGGGACCCTATCGTACCTTTGGTGATGCTACCTATCTGCCAGCCAATCGTCCTACGCTCGACGGCACCTACTGGAAGGATAGCGACGGCAAGCCCTATATGATATTCTGTGGTGAGTGGCTGCAGAACTGGAACGGCACGATGGAAAAGATAGAACTGAAGTCCGACCTCAGTGGTACCATAGGCGAGCCGAAGGTGCTCTTCCGTGCCAGCGATTCCCCCTGGAGCAGGGAGAAGAACGACAAAGGCGAAATAACATGGAACAAAGTGACCGATGGACCTTATCTCTTCCGTACCGCCACAGGCCGACTCGGCATGGTTTGGACCTCATGGGTCTATGATGTCTATACACAGGGAGTAGCCTACAGCGAAAGCGGTACCCTCGACGGTCCTTGGATTCAGGAGCCCAATCCCATCACGCCTCCAGGCTTTGGGCATTCCATGCTCTTCCAGCGCTTCGACGGTCAGTGGATGATGTCAGTACACCACCATTCCAAGGACGACCGCGGTCGCACCGTGCGCATTCCCCATCTCTTCAATGTAGATCTAAGCGGTGACAAACTCATAATAAAACCATAA
- a CDS encoding nitroreductase family protein, giving the protein MRKEILLTAFAALLMQPLVAQEKKSPSFDEVLTTRRSIRSYDATKKISEQEVRTLMEAVQEAPSWANQQPSKYYVAMTPEKLAAVQELIGGNKRNVQGAPVLIVSTFERGKSGFFQGNPANEVGDGWGAYDNGLSNCYLIMQARAMGFDTLIMGMRDANKLRSLFNIPENEAIMAVIALGYRKNQPVLPRHKQLDDVVKFY; this is encoded by the coding sequence ATGAGAAAAGAAATATTATTGACAGCCTTTGCTGCATTGCTGATGCAACCACTCGTTGCACAAGAGAAGAAATCACCTTCATTTGATGAAGTATTAACCACCCGTCGCAGCATTCGTAGTTATGATGCCACAAAGAAAATCTCCGAACAGGAGGTGCGCACGCTGATGGAGGCCGTACAAGAGGCTCCTTCGTGGGCCAATCAGCAGCCTTCTAAATACTACGTGGCGATGACACCCGAAAAACTCGCTGCTGTGCAGGAGCTCATCGGTGGCAACAAACGTAATGTGCAGGGAGCACCCGTACTCATCGTATCCACCTTCGAACGTGGCAAGAGTGGTTTTTTCCAGGGCAATCCTGCCAATGAGGTAGGCGACGGCTGGGGCGCCTACGACAACGGTCTCTCTAACTGTTATCTCATCATGCAGGCTCGCGCCATGGGTTTCGACACGCTCATCATGGGTATGCGCGATGCCAACAAGCTCCGCTCTCTTTTTAACATCCCGGAAAACGAGGCTATCATGGCCGTCATCGCCCTTGGTTATCGCAAGAATCAACCCGTACTGCCCCGTCATAAGCAGTTGGACGATGTCGTAAAATTCTATTAA
- a CDS encoding esterase: protein MKRTTVLIISCLMIMSSMAQQQLGRRPNVKSPVIHQDGSVTFNFFDPTATKVSVIGDFDELTSKRLDMTKQENGVWTVTTDPLTPELYSYSFTVDGQRIVDPANSYVNRDINTLSNIFIVSKSNEDKGHTYAVNNVPHGTLSRVWYDSPTLGQQRRMTVYLPAAYDGKKRFPVMYLLHGWGGDETAWGDLGRASQIMDNLIAEGKCVPMIVVMPNGNPTCDAAPGWWHEGMYVPDGNAFQNRPAKASMEESFMDIVRAIDSRYKTIAKRSGRAVTGLSMGGGHTFGISRLYPEEFDYYGLQSAATMMALGGWLNSQAPKPNAEYDAQMARLFNSKPKLYWIGIGKDDFLMQQNTDLRKYLDSKGYPYEYYENDGGHIWRNWRIYLTIFAQKIFK from the coding sequence ATGAAACGAACAACAGTATTAATCATCAGCTGTCTCATGATAATGAGCAGCATGGCACAACAACAATTGGGCCGTCGGCCAAACGTGAAATCGCCCGTCATCCACCAAGACGGCTCGGTGACTTTCAACTTCTTTGATCCTACTGCCACAAAGGTCAGCGTCATCGGTGATTTCGATGAACTCACCAGCAAGCGACTCGACATGACGAAACAAGAAAATGGTGTATGGACTGTGACAACGGATCCGCTGACACCCGAGCTATACTCCTACAGTTTCACCGTTGACGGTCAACGTATTGTAGATCCTGCCAACAGCTACGTGAACCGCGACATCAACACACTGAGCAATATCTTTATTGTATCCAAGAGCAACGAGGACAAAGGACATACCTATGCCGTAAATAACGTGCCTCACGGCACCCTGTCTCGCGTATGGTACGACAGTCCCACACTTGGTCAGCAGCGACGCATGACAGTCTACCTGCCAGCTGCCTACGACGGAAAGAAGCGTTTCCCCGTAATGTACCTGCTTCACGGATGGGGTGGCGACGAGACAGCATGGGGCGACCTGGGGCGTGCCTCGCAGATTATGGATAACCTCATTGCCGAAGGAAAATGTGTGCCGATGATTGTTGTGATGCCTAATGGCAACCCCACCTGTGATGCGGCTCCTGGCTGGTGGCACGAGGGAATGTACGTGCCCGATGGCAACGCCTTCCAAAATCGTCCTGCCAAAGCATCAATGGAAGAGAGTTTTATGGATATCGTCCGTGCTATTGACAGTCGTTATAAGACCATTGCCAAACGCTCTGGCCGTGCCGTTACAGGTTTGTCAATGGGGGGCGGCCACACCTTTGGAATCTCACGTCTTTATCCAGAAGAATTCGATTACTACGGTTTACAGTCAGCTGCTACAATGATGGCTCTTGGTGGATGGCTGAACAGTCAGGCTCCAAAACCCAATGCCGAATATGACGCACAGATGGCACGTCTTTTCAACTCAAAACCCAAGCTATACTGGATTGGCATTGGCAAAGACGACTTTCTGATGCAACAGAATACCGACCTGCGCAAATATCTCGACTCTAAGGGTTACCCTTATGAATACTACGAGAACGACGGTGGTCACATTTGGCGCAACTGGCGCATCTACCTAACGATATTCGCACAAAAGATTTTCAAATAA
- a CDS encoding glycoside hydrolase family 9 protein, which produces MKKIVLLTVLAVLIILPAKTRGQIRYNQVGCYPQQEKFIVVEDTASIHKLKIKTPKGKTLKPASIRKAVSPLSGKTRYVVNLGELTAIGNYQISIGKERCSIQVSDHPYHDIAKSSLRLFYLIRSGIPIEQGGIYKRPLGHPDTLVLIHPSAATDKRPAGTVISSPYGWYDAGDYNKYVVNSAFSIGLMFAAYEQQSTYFTNLNTEIPESHNQTPDLLDEMMFNLRWLQTMQDPDDGGVYHKLTTPNFEGFIMPTACRQPRYVVAKSITATLDFAAVMADAARLFDPYQQDYPGFTEQATIMAERAYQWAKQHPTALYRQDQLHHPEITTGTYADFNSRDELFWAASALYRLTHKQMYFEDAQQNQPQRFNTPSWGNVSALGAFEWLSAKASPLYNDMLHQLMDYCKNAIRNVEKSSFQSPFGNNARDFGWGCLAERCCCQAMALLYADKIQGTSKYRTFALQNADYLLGRNATGYCYVTGFGDKSPMHPHHRISSADGIEMPFPGMLVGGPNPGQQDKKDMHNTVYPSNIPDESYIDNEESYASNEIAINWNASLAAFLCWLDALSEMSATPHDNGIQLDKNHLLLDASLSDSEVANRPFMFNNFHKMLKSLSDTTTLYIKPGVYWIDNPDIPEVVHGENGREPFGCVIRGKILHLIGLDTDARNIVLASARGQTQGAVGNFTMFDIHCDSLWVENLTMGNFCNVDLDYPLNPTLARKKRSDAITQAHVGYVHGKWLMARNVRFISRLNLNPLNGAEHSYYENCHFECTDDAMNGTAVYRHCSIDLYGQKPFWSTFNKGAMFVDCDFNVKTSNREMYFCKQGGPLTLIDCRYHAPSDSIYIGWTAYPQPWLRCYQHHFTLNGKPYIIGNRQRKNTLSPSFLNNTLREAPYLAINKHESTLQTGHDTLRLSCNEIVSWRIEEGFEKYVVMKHIDAETIELIPINSTDETISCCVIATSTDGREAACYLTIKPSQLPPPTVRNPRLTMTQDRAVLTYFLNTKEAADDSRIIWYRDSIPVATTNTGSNGIYLLQEADKGHTLRAVLFPKQKRSDYGAPIECQVKVRHTSRQDSLDTDFSQLYCDWQPVIAEGLWTVDGHKPIDTSDYDWSFNSMKPMWEYGEGFNGAIGKGLLQAQRGARLMYTAANRRYDNMSLTLTVDPTKTAGQGFGSATGQYMDVCLKFDTKTLTGYGLRIIRTVKHAKAVDFLLVEYKDGQVTPLTEAISSTCYRTGCTISLNYSNGLLRAHVETKTPKPADSSLPHQVDLQSHVTSNPFGGIHIQHTGSCGESTTMLHHLHATWKRL; this is translated from the coding sequence ATGAAAAAAATCGTTTTACTAACTGTCCTCGCGGTTCTCATAATACTACCGGCAAAGACACGGGGGCAGATACGTTATAACCAGGTGGGCTGCTATCCGCAGCAAGAAAAATTCATTGTTGTAGAGGATACAGCCTCCATACACAAATTAAAAATCAAAACACCTAAGGGGAAAACGCTGAAACCTGCAAGTATTCGGAAAGCTGTATCACCCCTTTCGGGGAAGACCCGCTATGTTGTCAATCTTGGTGAACTGACAGCCATTGGTAATTATCAGATTAGCATCGGCAAAGAAAGATGCAGCATCCAGGTATCGGACCATCCTTATCATGATATTGCCAAATCATCCTTACGCCTGTTCTATCTTATACGTTCTGGGATACCCATCGAACAGGGCGGCATTTACAAACGTCCCCTAGGACACCCCGACACATTGGTACTTATTCACCCATCAGCTGCCACCGACAAACGTCCTGCCGGCACCGTAATCAGTTCTCCCTATGGTTGGTATGATGCGGGTGATTACAACAAATATGTTGTCAACTCCGCTTTCAGCATCGGACTGATGTTTGCTGCATACGAACAACAGTCAACCTACTTCACCAATTTAAATACGGAGATTCCTGAGAGTCATAATCAAACACCCGACCTGCTTGACGAAATGATGTTCAACCTGCGTTGGTTGCAGACCATGCAGGACCCAGACGATGGCGGTGTATATCACAAGCTGACGACCCCCAATTTCGAAGGTTTCATTATGCCCACAGCATGTAGGCAACCACGCTACGTGGTGGCCAAGAGCATAACTGCCACCCTCGACTTTGCCGCAGTAATGGCGGACGCCGCGCGTCTTTTTGACCCTTACCAACAAGATTATCCGGGTTTCACAGAGCAAGCCACCATCATGGCAGAACGAGCCTATCAATGGGCGAAGCAACACCCTACAGCACTATATCGTCAGGACCAGTTACACCATCCGGAAATCACCACAGGGACTTATGCCGATTTCAATTCACGTGATGAGCTGTTCTGGGCCGCGTCTGCCCTCTATCGACTAACCCACAAGCAGATGTATTTTGAAGATGCACAGCAAAACCAGCCTCAACGGTTCAACACACCATCATGGGGAAATGTTTCCGCACTCGGTGCATTCGAATGGCTTTCAGCAAAAGCATCACCTCTATACAACGATATGCTTCATCAACTCATGGACTATTGCAAGAATGCCATCAGAAATGTTGAGAAATCTTCGTTTCAGTCGCCTTTTGGTAACAACGCCCGTGACTTTGGATGGGGCTGTCTGGCAGAACGCTGTTGCTGTCAGGCCATGGCATTGCTCTATGCCGACAAGATACAAGGTACTTCTAAATATCGCACCTTCGCACTTCAGAATGCCGACTACCTATTGGGACGCAACGCAACTGGTTACTGTTACGTCACCGGCTTTGGTGACAAAAGTCCGATGCACCCCCATCACCGTATCAGTTCGGCCGACGGCATAGAAATGCCCTTCCCAGGCATGCTGGTTGGTGGTCCGAACCCTGGACAACAGGACAAAAAAGACATGCACAATACCGTCTATCCGTCAAATATCCCTGATGAATCGTATATCGACAACGAGGAATCGTATGCCTCTAACGAGATTGCCATCAACTGGAACGCCTCCCTCGCAGCTTTCCTCTGTTGGCTTGATGCCTTATCGGAGATGTCTGCCACACCGCATGATAATGGCATACAACTGGATAAGAATCACTTGTTGCTCGACGCCTCGCTCAGTGATAGTGAGGTAGCCAACCGTCCATTCATGTTCAATAACTTCCATAAGATGTTAAAGAGTCTCTCGGATACCACTACACTATATATTAAGCCTGGTGTCTATTGGATAGACAATCCCGATATTCCAGAAGTAGTGCATGGCGAGAATGGACGCGAACCATTTGGCTGTGTTATCAGGGGTAAGATACTGCATCTCATCGGGCTCGATACCGATGCACGAAATATTGTGCTAGCTTCTGCTCGCGGACAGACACAGGGAGCTGTAGGCAATTTCACCATGTTTGATATTCATTGCGACTCGCTTTGGGTAGAAAACCTCACAATGGGTAACTTCTGTAATGTTGACCTTGATTACCCTTTGAACCCCACGCTCGCACGTAAAAAACGCAGCGATGCCATCACACAGGCACATGTTGGCTATGTACATGGCAAGTGGCTCATGGCTCGCAACGTGCGCTTCATCAGTCGACTGAACCTGAACCCGCTGAACGGTGCTGAGCACTCTTACTACGAGAACTGTCATTTCGAATGTACCGACGACGCCATGAACGGTACCGCCGTGTATCGTCACTGCAGCATTGACCTCTACGGACAGAAGCCCTTCTGGAGCACTTTCAACAAGGGAGCGATGTTTGTAGATTGCGACTTCAACGTGAAAACAAGCAATCGCGAGATGTATTTCTGCAAACAGGGCGGGCCTTTGACACTTATTGACTGCAGATACCATGCTCCTTCAGACAGCATCTATATCGGTTGGACAGCCTACCCACAACCCTGGCTTCGCTGCTACCAGCATCATTTCACGCTTAATGGGAAGCCTTACATCATCGGCAACCGTCAAAGAAAGAATACGCTATCACCTTCTTTTCTCAATAACACACTGAGAGAAGCCCCCTATTTAGCTATCAACAAACATGAAAGCACGCTTCAAACCGGTCACGACACGCTGCGGTTATCCTGCAACGAAATAGTTTCCTGGCGGATAGAGGAAGGTTTTGAAAAATACGTCGTAATGAAACACATTGATGCAGAAACAATCGAGTTAATCCCTATCAATAGCACTGACGAGACTATCAGTTGTTGCGTTATCGCCACCTCAACCGATGGACGGGAAGCCGCTTGTTATCTGACTATCAAACCCTCTCAACTGCCACCACCAACAGTACGCAACCCACGCCTCACTATGACTCAAGACAGGGCTGTGCTAACCTATTTTCTGAATACGAAAGAAGCGGCTGACGACTCCCGCATCATCTGGTATAGAGATAGCATTCCCGTGGCAACAACCAATACCGGTTCAAATGGCATCTACCTACTTCAAGAGGCCGATAAAGGACACACGTTGAGAGCTGTACTATTTCCAAAACAGAAACGAAGCGACTATGGCGCACCTATTGAGTGTCAAGTCAAAGTGCGACATACGTCCAGACAAGACAGCCTTGACACAGATTTCAGTCAGCTGTATTGCGACTGGCAACCAGTTATAGCCGAAGGACTATGGACCGTTGACGGCCACAAACCTATCGACACATCTGACTATGACTGGTCCTTTAATTCCATGAAACCGATGTGGGAATATGGCGAGGGATTCAACGGTGCCATAGGAAAAGGTCTTTTGCAAGCACAACGAGGTGCTCGCCTGATGTACACAGCAGCAAACAGACGCTATGATAACATGTCACTGACACTAACCGTTGACCCAACCAAGACTGCCGGTCAGGGGTTCGGTTCTGCCACTGGACAGTATATGGATGTCTGCCTGAAATTTGACACGAAGACATTGACTGGCTATGGTCTGCGCATCATCCGCACCGTGAAACACGCCAAGGCAGTGGACTTCCTCCTGGTTGAATACAAAGACGGACAGGTTACTCCTCTGACCGAGGCCATCAGCTCCACTTGTTACCGCACAGGATGTACCATTAGCCTCAACTACTCCAACGGGTTATTAAGAGCCCATGTAGAAACAAAGACACCCAAACCTGCCGACTCCTCCCTACCCCATCAGGTTGACCTGCAGTCACACGTGACAAGCAATCCCTTTGGGGGCATCCACATCCAGCATACCGGTTCCTGCGGTGAAAGTACCACTATGCTGCATCACCTCCACGCTACATGGAAACGTTTATAA
- the pflB gene encoding formate C-acetyltransferase: MRNEWRGFKGTKWTEEVNLRDFIQNNYTAYEGDESFLAEPTDATNILWGRLQELQKEERAKGGVLDMETEIVSSMTAYGPGYIDESKKDLEKVVGLQTDKPLKRAFMPFGGIKMAEQACTNYGYKPSEKLHEIFTKYCKTHNDGVFDAYTEEMKHVRHNHILTGLPDTYGRGRIVGDYRRVALYGIDFIIAEKEADKRNCGAGVMSDDVIRQREEISMQIKALKEMKAMAQIYGFDISQPANNAREAVQWLYFGYLAAIKTQNGAAMSVGRVSTFLDIYIQRDMEEGTLTESEAQELIDHLVMKFRMVKFARIPSYNELFSGDPVWATLEVGGMGMDGRHMVTKNDYRFLHTLENMGPSPEPNLTVLYSPRLTENFKKYAAMISVKTSSIQYENDEVMRPVWGDDYSICCCVSATQTGKEMQFFGARANLAKCFLYACNGGVDAKTREQVAPGFRPIKDEYLTWEELAPRFDQAMDWLAGVYVNTLNLIHYMHDKYFYEAAEMALIDTNVRRTFATGIAGFSHVVDSISAVKYAKVKMIRDEEGFNVDYVAEGDFPRYGNDDDRADEIAVWLLKTFVKKIRKHATYRNATPTCSILTITSNVVYGKYTGNLPDGRRAGTPLSPGANPSYGAEKNGLLASLNSVAKLPYEYALDGISNTQTISPNTLGQNDEERANTLVRVMDGYFSRGAHHLNVNVFGVDKLRDAMEHPEKPEYANFTIRVSGYAVKFIDLTREQQEDVIARQSHESL, translated from the coding sequence ATGCGTAACGAATGGCGTGGTTTTAAAGGAACCAAATGGACAGAAGAAGTTAATCTTAGAGATTTTATTCAGAACAACTACACAGCTTACGAAGGCGATGAGTCATTTCTGGCCGAGCCTACAGATGCCACCAATATATTGTGGGGACGTCTGCAGGAACTGCAGAAAGAAGAGCGTGCCAAGGGTGGTGTGCTCGACATGGAGACCGAGATCGTCTCAAGCATGACGGCCTATGGCCCTGGCTACATTGATGAGAGTAAGAAAGACCTGGAGAAGGTAGTTGGTCTGCAGACCGATAAACCCCTGAAGCGTGCCTTCATGCCTTTTGGTGGCATTAAGATGGCTGAGCAGGCTTGTACAAACTACGGCTACAAACCATCAGAAAAGCTGCACGAGATTTTCACCAAGTATTGCAAGACTCATAATGATGGCGTGTTTGATGCTTACACCGAGGAGATGAAGCACGTACGTCATAACCATATTCTTACTGGTCTGCCCGACACTTATGGCCGTGGCCGTATCGTCGGTGACTACCGTCGCGTAGCTCTGTATGGTATCGACTTCATCATCGCTGAGAAGGAGGCCGATAAGCGTAACTGCGGAGCCGGTGTGATGAGCGATGATGTCATCCGTCAGCGTGAGGAGATTTCTATGCAGATTAAAGCCCTGAAGGAGATGAAGGCTATGGCTCAGATTTACGGCTTCGATATCTCTCAGCCTGCTAATAACGCACGCGAGGCTGTTCAGTGGCTGTACTTCGGCTACCTGGCTGCTATCAAGACTCAGAACGGTGCTGCCATGTCTGTAGGACGTGTGTCAACCTTCCTCGACATCTATATCCAGCGTGATATGGAAGAGGGTACACTGACCGAGAGCGAGGCACAGGAGCTCATCGACCACCTGGTGATGAAGTTCCGCATGGTGAAGTTCGCACGTATCCCTTCATATAATGAACTTTTCTCTGGCGACCCTGTTTGGGCTACCTTGGAAGTAGGTGGTATGGGCATGGATGGCCGTCACATGGTGACCAAGAACGACTACCGTTTCCTGCACACCCTGGAGAACATGGGTCCTTCTCCCGAGCCTAACCTCACCGTACTTTATTCTCCACGTTTGACAGAGAACTTCAAGAAGTATGCTGCGATGATCTCGGTTAAGACCAGTTCTATCCAGTACGAGAACGACGAGGTGATGCGTCCTGTATGGGGCGACGATTATAGCATCTGCTGCTGTGTAAGTGCTACACAGACCGGTAAGGAGATGCAGTTCTTCGGAGCACGCGCCAACCTGGCTAAGTGCTTCCTCTATGCTTGTAACGGTGGTGTTGACGCCAAGACCCGCGAGCAGGTAGCTCCCGGCTTCCGTCCCATTAAGGATGAGTATCTCACATGGGAGGAACTGGCGCCCCGCTTCGATCAGGCTATGGACTGGTTGGCTGGTGTATACGTAAACACCCTGAACCTGATTCACTACATGCACGATAAGTACTTCTACGAGGCTGCCGAGATGGCCCTGATTGATACCAACGTACGTCGTACATTCGCTACCGGTATCGCAGGTTTCTCACACGTAGTTGACTCTATCTCTGCCGTTAAATATGCTAAGGTTAAGATGATCCGTGACGAAGAGGGCTTCAACGTTGACTATGTAGCCGAGGGTGACTTCCCCCGCTACGGTAACGATGATGACCGTGCCGACGAGATTGCTGTATGGCTGCTCAAGACCTTCGTGAAGAAGATTCGCAAGCACGCTACCTATCGTAACGCTACTCCAACCTGCTCTATCCTTACCATCACCTCTAACGTGGTATATGGTAAGTACACAGGTAACCTGCCCGATGGTCGTCGTGCCGGTACTCCTCTGTCACCAGGTGCTAACCCAAGCTATGGTGCTGAGAAGAACGGTCTGCTGGCTTCACTGAACTCAGTAGCAAAGCTGCCTTACGAGTATGCCCTCGACGGTATCTCTAATACTCAGACCATCAGCCCCAATACCCTGGGCCAGAACGACGAGGAGCGCGCTAACACGCTGGTTCGCGTGATGGACGGTTACTTCAGCCGTGGTGCTCACCACCTGAATGTGAACGTGTTTGGTGTAGATAAGCTGCGCGATGCCATGGAGCATCCTGAGAAGCCCGAGTACGCTAACTTCACCATCCGTGTATCTGGTTACGCTGTGAAGTTCATCGACCTGACTCGCGAGCAGCAGGAGGATGTTATTGCACGTCAATCTCACGAGAGTCTGTAA
- the pflA gene encoding pyruvate formate-lyase-activating protein, which translates to MSSTGYIHSTESFGSVDGPGIRFLIFLQGCRMRCRYCHNPDTWKLGSDACGTTATVDELLNKAERYRSYWGPDGGITVSGGEALLQIDFLIELFEEAHRRGINTCLDTAAQPFTREEPFFGKFERLMHSTDLVLLDIKHIDGEKHRWLTGHDNENILDCARYLSDIAKPVWIRHVLVPGITTDEEQLVRLRQFIDTLQNVQRVEVLPYHTLGIFKWQKLGIPYTLTEVSAPTAEQVKHAESILVP; encoded by the coding sequence ATGAGTAGTACAGGCTATATACACTCTACCGAATCCTTTGGCTCTGTTGATGGGCCAGGGATTCGGTTTCTGATTTTCCTGCAGGGGTGTCGGATGCGCTGTCGCTACTGTCACAACCCTGACACATGGAAACTTGGTTCTGATGCCTGCGGCACAACAGCTACCGTTGATGAGCTGCTGAACAAGGCAGAGCGCTATCGCAGCTACTGGGGCCCCGATGGCGGTATTACCGTGAGCGGTGGTGAGGCTTTGCTGCAGATAGATTTCCTGATTGAACTGTTCGAGGAGGCTCATCGTCGTGGCATCAATACCTGCCTGGATACTGCTGCCCAACCTTTTACCCGCGAGGAACCTTTCTTCGGTAAGTTCGAGCGACTGATGCATAGTACCGACCTGGTGCTGCTCGACATCAAACACATTGACGGTGAGAAGCACCGTTGGCTCACAGGTCACGACAACGAGAATATCCTGGATTGTGCCCGCTATCTGTCGGACATTGCTAAACCCGTATGGATACGTCATGTATTGGTGCCTGGCATCACTACCGACGAAGAGCAGTTGGTGCGCCTGCGTCAGTTTATTGACACACTACAGAATGTTCAGCGTGTCGAGGTACTGCCATATCATACTTTAGGTATATTTAAATGGCAGAAACTTGGTATTCCATATACGCTTACCGAAGTTTCTGCCCCTACTGCTGAACAAGTAAAACACGCAGAGTCTATTCTCGTGCCTTAG